The segment GCTTGATGAACGATCTTTGGAACCCTTTTTGTCACGTTCTTCCTCTTTTTCATATTTAATTTCTTCAAGTGGAAGCTCATCTATTGGCATGACGAGTTGATCACGGTCTTTCTGCTTCTTTTCGTTCTCCTTGAAGGCCTTCTCTTTCTCATTTCTCTCTAGTAATTCTTTATCTTTATTCTGGTCTCTCATCACCATCACTCCTTTTTAGGAGTAATTCCCTGTGCTCGAAAGGGTTAAACGTCCCCTATCCTTTTCTAGGTGGGCGCTTACCCCAGTATTGATAGAAATCGGTTTTGATGAAACCATTGAATAGTTTACGTTTCTTTGTTGCTTTCTTCCCATAGAAGCTTTCAAAGCCTTCATGGGATGTCAACATATAAACAGACCATGTATCCAATTCAGAGAAAGCCTTCCCCATCTCGCGGTACATCTTTTCCACTTCAGGTCGTTCTCCGAGACGTTCGCCGTATGGCGGGTTCCCGATTATGACTCCATATTCTTTTCTGGTAGTAAAATCACTTACTTGCATCTGTTTAAAGTCAATCAGTTCTCCAAGTCCAGCCTCGAATGCATTTTCTTTGGCAATCGTTATCATACGGTGATCGATATCATAGCCGGCAATATCAAGGGGCTGATCATAATTGGCTTTGTCTTCCATTTCTTCACGTGCGGTATTCCATAAATCCTCTCCTACCCAGTGCCAATCTTCAGAAACAAAGTCCCGGTTAAAGCCAGGCGCAATGTTTTGTCCAATTAATGCTGCTTCAATTGGGATAGTACCGGATCCACAAAATGGATCAACAAACGGTTTATCAGGATACCAGTTAGTCAACATGACTAGGGCAGCTGCAAGTGTTTCCTTAAGCGGTGCCTCCCCT is part of the Sutcliffiella sp. FSL R7-0096 genome and harbors:
- a CDS encoding class I SAM-dependent RNA methyltransferase, with amino-acid sequence MKNYTLIATAAMGLESLVAKEVRDLGYECTVDNGKVIFKGDAMAICRANLWLRTADRIKVVVGEFRATSFEELFEKTKALPWGDFLPEDAEFPVIGKSVKSKLFSVPDCQAIVKKAVVEKMKAHYNIQSAWLDEKGAVYKIEVALLKDVAQITIDASGIGLHKRGYRADQGEAPLKETLAAALVMLTNWYPDKPFVDPFCGSGTIPIEAALIGQNIAPGFNRDFVSEDWHWVGEDLWNTAREEMEDKANYDQPLDIAGYDIDHRMITIAKENAFEAGLGELIDFKQMQVSDFTTRKEYGVIIGNPPYGERLGERPEVEKMYREMGKAFSELDTWSVYMLTSHEGFESFYGKKATKKRKLFNGFIKTDFYQYWGKRPPRKG